From the genome of Vicia villosa cultivar HV-30 ecotype Madison, WI linkage group LG2, Vvil1.0, whole genome shotgun sequence, one region includes:
- the LOC131651412 gene encoding aspartic proteinase CDR1-like translates to MSHFSLFIFIFICVSCLVVISHAINNGFSVELIHRDSFKSPLYNPSQTKFERNFNVVHRSINRANYLYKKLSSTKNKLESYLPHDNGEYLMSYSVGTPPFRVYGILDTGSNLIWLQCKPCNPCYNQTSPIFDPSKSSSYKNIPCSSRTCKSMEGTSCSYDIDACQYKLDYTAESYTRGELSIETLTLDSASDSFVSFPKIVIGCGHNNAEPLYNGPNSGVIGFGSGDTSLVKQLGSSIGGKFSYCFIDGYNNKSNRSSKLSFGNDAIVTGDNVVSTPMVKMVGNFTKDNYFVTMKAFSVGNKRIKYRGFKRVGTNASTDNIIIDSGTNLCILPQRVYYKMESALKKLVKLPRFHDDGGTFRLCYNTTSKQDFPPITAHFKGGDVKLDSGGAFYPLYEGVECFAFIPYKNGLGIFGNMAQVNYLVGYDLHKNIVSFKSTDCTKY, encoded by the coding sequence ATGTCTCATTTTTcgctttttatctttatttttatttgtgtATCTTGTCTAGTAGTTATTTCTCATGCAATAAACAATGGTTTTAGTGTTGAACTGATTCATCGTGATTCTTTCAAATCACCACTTTACAACCCATCACAAACTAAATTTGAAAGAAATTTTAATGTTGTGCATCGGTCAATCAATCGTGCTAATTATTTATACAAGAAACTTTCTTCTACTAAAAACAAACTTGAGTCATATCTGCCTCATGATAACGGTGAGTATCTCATGAGTTATTCAGTTGGTACTCCACCATTTCGAGTTTATGGGATTTTAGATACAGGTAGTAACTTGATCTGGCTTCAATGCAAACCTTGTAATCCATGTTACAACCAAACCTCTCCTATTTTTGATCCTTCAAAATCTTCCAGTTACAAAAATATTCCATGCTCTTCTAGAACATGCAAATCTATGGAAGGTACTTCTTGTTCTTATGATATAGATGCTTGCCAATATAAGTTGGATTATACTGCTGAATCATATACACGTGGAGAACTTAGCATAGAGACTCTTACGTTGGATTCTGCCTCCGACTCTTTTGTCTCGTTTCCTAAAATTGTTATAGGATGTGGGCACAATAATGCTGAACCATTGTATAATGGTCCAAATTCAGGTGTAATTGGCTTTGGAAGTGGAGATACGTCACTAGTAAAACAATTAGGATCTTCAATTGGGGGAAAATTCTCATATTGTTTTATTGATGGGTACAATAACAAGTCTAATAGATCTAGCAAACTCAGTTTTGGAAATGATGCTATTGTTACCGGTGATAATGTTGTTTCAACTCCTATGGTCAAAATGGTAGGGAATTTTACAAAAGACAATTACTTCGTAACTATGAAAGCATTTAGTGTGGGAAATAAAAGAATAAAGTATAGAGGGTTCAAACGTGTAGGAACAAATGCTTCTACCGATAACATCATAATTGACTCTGGTACAAATTTATGTATTCTTCCACAACGTGTTTACTATAAGATGGAATCAGCTTTGAAAAAATTGGTTAAATTACCACGTTTTCACGATGACGGAGGTACATTCCGCCTTTGTTACAATACCACATCCAAACAAGACTTTCCACCGATTACGGCACATTTTAAAGGTGGAGATGTTAAGTTAGATTCAGGGGGCGCCTTTTATCCCCTATACGAAGGGGTTGAATGCTTTGCATTTATTCCATATAAAAATGGATTAGGCATCTTTGGAAACATGGCACAAGTGAATTATTTGGTTGGTTATGACCTCCATAAAAATATTGTGTCTTTCAAGTCTACTGATTGTACCAAATATTGA